One Gemmatimonadota bacterium DNA window includes the following coding sequences:
- a CDS encoding CHAD domain-containing protein encodes MRYRILARELPESALRRIAREAVGGTLVRIEDADGDPHQVVHEVRKACTKIRALLRLFRPAFPEYSRENEFFRDIARTIADLRDAASLVECCDALAEGARPGDGTTEAVASVRVALLRRREEVSSAIGIGDRLGAVHALLEEARERIAGWSLESQDLDTVAAGFSDGYRRARKWIRRVSAEPTQENLHEWRKSVKVHRNHLRILRPVWPAVLGARHKRVKQLATRLGEEHDLAVLGEALHREPGRFDSEAVAILEEVMGSRRGELQDWALPEGRRLFAEKPKRVRERMRKGWESWIRRFPSRTPLARSRDRPGLRR; translated from the coding sequence ATGCGATACCGAATTTTGGCCCGCGAGCTCCCCGAAAGCGCCCTTCGCCGGATCGCCCGCGAGGCGGTCGGAGGGACGCTCGTGCGGATCGAGGATGCGGACGGCGATCCGCACCAGGTCGTACACGAAGTCCGAAAGGCCTGCACCAAGATCCGGGCCCTTCTGCGTCTCTTCCGCCCTGCCTTTCCGGAGTATTCCCGTGAGAACGAGTTCTTCCGCGACATCGCGCGAACGATCGCCGACCTCCGGGATGCGGCCTCCCTGGTCGAGTGTTGTGACGCCCTCGCCGAGGGTGCGCGGCCCGGCGACGGAACGACCGAGGCGGTCGCCTCCGTGCGGGTGGCGCTCCTCCGGCGACGCGAGGAGGTCAGCTCCGCCATCGGGATCGGAGACCGGCTCGGAGCCGTTCACGCCCTCCTCGAGGAAGCTCGCGAGCGGATCGCGGGCTGGTCGCTCGAGTCCCAGGATCTCGACACGGTCGCCGCGGGCTTCAGCGACGGCTACAGGCGGGCCCGGAAATGGATCCGGCGGGTCAGCGCGGAACCCACCCAGGAAAACCTTCACGAGTGGAGAAAAAGCGTGAAGGTCCACCGCAACCATCTGCGCATCCTCCGGCCGGTCTGGCCGGCCGTCCTGGGCGCGAGGCACAAAAGGGTCAAGCAGCTCGCGACCCGCCTGGGCGAGGAACACGACCTCGCAGTGCTTGGGGAGGCGCTCCACCGTGAGCCCGGCCGCTTCGATTCCGAAGCCGTCGCGATTCTGGAGGAGGTGATGGGGAGTCGCCGGGGGGAGCTTCAGGATTGGGCGCTCCCCGAAGGCCGCCGCCTCTTCGCCGAGAAGCCGAAGCGGGTCCGCGAACGAATGCGGAAGGGATGGGAGAGTTGGATTCGCCGGTTTCCTTCCCGTACACCTCTCGCCCGATCGCGCGACCGGCCCGGCCTCAGGCGTTGA
- a CDS encoding TrkH family potassium uptake protein, which translates to MSFRHLIFTISVVLVVFSAALLASTIVAWGYGGPDLPAFLISTVISATLGLVGMSTTKLKGSLTIREGYAVVSLTWIVVGIVGALPFLLSGVVESPVAAFFEAVSGLTTTGATVFPDVEALPQGILFWRSLTQWLGGMGIILLGVAILPFLGVGGMHLFRAEVPGPVSERLSPRITQTAKLLWVVYAGLTLILFLLLMAGGLSPFDALNHAFTAMPTGGFSTRNASAAAYESRFVQYVLILFMYLAGVNFVLHFRALSGKFRGYWASLEWRFYTGAFLIATLGIFPFLFLSDAGAGLGVERVFRDTLFQVVSVGTTTGFVTSDYGGWPLAPQLVLVALMLMGGMAGSTGGGIKSMRMFVLLKAGISQLRRNLHPRAVVVTPMGSKALQDSEVLNILGFVLLFLGIFFAGILVLAGLGHDLETAIGASVATIANIGPGLGEVGAVENYGWMDPASQLVLIALMLIGRLEIFTVLLLFYPDLWRR; encoded by the coding sequence GTGAGCTTCCGACACCTGATCTTCACGATCAGCGTCGTCCTCGTTGTATTCAGCGCAGCACTACTCGCCAGCACGATCGTGGCATGGGGATACGGCGGCCCCGATCTGCCGGCCTTCCTCATCAGCACCGTCATTTCCGCGACGCTCGGACTCGTGGGGATGAGCACGACGAAGCTCAAGGGTAGCCTGACGATCCGCGAAGGGTACGCCGTGGTTTCGCTCACCTGGATCGTGGTCGGGATCGTCGGCGCCCTTCCCTTCCTCCTGTCAGGTGTCGTGGAGAGTCCCGTTGCGGCGTTTTTCGAGGCGGTCTCGGGACTTACGACGACAGGCGCCACCGTCTTCCCCGACGTGGAGGCGCTCCCACAGGGAATCCTCTTCTGGCGGTCGCTGACACAGTGGCTCGGGGGGATGGGAATCATCCTTCTCGGCGTCGCGATCCTCCCCTTCCTGGGGGTCGGAGGGATGCACCTCTTCCGGGCCGAGGTGCCGGGTCCCGTCTCAGAACGCCTTTCCCCGAGGATCACACAAACGGCGAAGCTCCTCTGGGTCGTGTATGCCGGACTCACCCTGATTCTGTTCCTCCTCCTCATGGCGGGCGGCCTCTCCCCCTTCGACGCGTTGAACCACGCCTTCACAGCGATGCCGACCGGCGGGTTTTCCACGCGAAACGCCTCAGCGGCCGCATACGAGTCTCGCTTCGTCCAGTACGTCCTCATCCTCTTCATGTACCTGGCCGGCGTGAACTTCGTCCTCCACTTCCGGGCCCTTTCGGGGAAATTCCGCGGCTACTGGGCGAGCTTGGAGTGGCGCTTTTACACGGGAGCCTTTCTCATCGCCACGCTGGGGATCTTCCCCTTCCTCTTCCTCTCGGACGCGGGCGCGGGACTCGGCGTGGAGCGGGTGTTCCGGGATACCCTCTTCCAGGTCGTGTCGGTGGGAACGACGACCGGTTTCGTCACTTCGGATTACGGAGGGTGGCCGCTCGCGCCGCAGCTCGTCCTCGTCGCGCTGATGCTGATGGGAGGGATGGCCGGCTCCACGGGCGGCGGAATCAAGTCCATGCGGATGTTCGTGCTCCTGAAGGCGGGGATATCGCAGCTGCGCCGAAACCTCCATCCACGCGCGGTCGTCGTGACGCCGATGGGCTCGAAGGCGCTTCAGGACTCGGAGGTTCTCAACATCCTCGGGTTCGTCCTTCTCTTCTTGGGGATCTTCTTCGCGGGAATCCTCGTCCTCGCGGGGTTGGGTCATGACCTGGAAACCGCCATCGGAGCGAGCGTGGCCACGATCGCCAATATCGGACCGGGGCTCGGCGAGGTCGGCGCGGTCGAGAACTACGGCTGGATGGATCCCGCGTCCCAGCTCGTCCTGATCGCGCTCATGCTCATCGGCCGCCTCGAGATCTTCACGGTATTGCTCCTGTTTTATCCGGACTTGTGGAGGCGATGA
- a CDS encoding cytochrome c → MIRIPTAAILLLGPLALVPAGAIAAQESAEVTFSRDIAPILQRSCQGCHRPNSMAPMSLLSYAEVRPWAPVIKERTAIRDRMGAMPPWFVEKDVGIQDFRNDVSLSDEDVAMIAAWVDAGAPEGNPADLPPALEFSAEEEWQIGTPDLIVDLPSFTMEANAPDWWGAIPPVPTGLGEDRYVAAMEVKEISDVEGALGGNFIFHHAILASTGPGGGGSSWPIHEVGRNAEFFDPRAGRLLPAGSQFMIPGVHMNSNDRTTTAHLRLGFKFHPVGYEPEHRISSLVFGNGEIDLRPMEKGQEVHLYLTLEENMRIETFEPHMHASGVRMCWEAIWGGRAETMSCSGYDHNWVKVYNYGEHAAPLLPRGTLVHVTAYFDTTPDNANVIDPRNWQGLGHRSIDNMAIVFLPGIPLDDAEFAAEVAARREALGLAPGEGALGCPLCAFAELPRSW, encoded by the coding sequence ATGATCCGCATCCCGACCGCCGCCATCCTCCTCCTGGGACCCCTCGCGTTGGTGCCTGCGGGCGCGATCGCGGCACAGGAGAGCGCGGAAGTGACCTTTTCGCGGGACATCGCGCCGATCCTCCAACGGAGCTGCCAGGGCTGCCATCGCCCGAATTCGATGGCCCCGATGTCGCTGCTGAGCTACGCGGAGGTGCGTCCCTGGGCACCCGTGATCAAGGAGAGGACGGCGATCCGCGACCGGATGGGCGCGATGCCCCCTTGGTTCGTCGAAAAGGACGTCGGAATTCAGGATTTCCGGAACGACGTTTCGCTTTCAGATGAAGACGTCGCGATGATCGCCGCTTGGGTGGACGCGGGGGCTCCGGAGGGAAACCCGGCGGACCTCCCGCCGGCCCTCGAGTTCTCGGCGGAGGAGGAGTGGCAGATCGGCACCCCCGACCTGATCGTGGATCTCCCCTCCTTCACGATGGAAGCGAACGCGCCGGATTGGTGGGGCGCGATTCCGCCCGTACCGACCGGGCTCGGCGAAGATCGTTATGTCGCGGCGATGGAAGTGAAGGAGATCAGCGATGTCGAGGGGGCGCTCGGTGGAAATTTCATCTTCCACCATGCGATCCTGGCCTCAACCGGCCCCGGTGGCGGCGGGAGCAGCTGGCCCATCCATGAGGTCGGTCGGAACGCCGAATTTTTCGACCCGCGTGCCGGGCGGCTCCTCCCGGCGGGGTCCCAGTTCATGATTCCGGGCGTCCACATGAACTCGAACGATCGGACCACGACGGCCCACCTCCGCCTCGGCTTCAAATTCCACCCGGTCGGATATGAGCCCGAGCACCGCATCTCGAGCCTCGTCTTCGGAAACGGCGAGATCGACCTCCGCCCCATGGAGAAGGGACAGGAAGTCCACCTCTACCTGACGCTCGAGGAGAACATGCGGATCGAGACCTTCGAGCCGCACATGCACGCTTCGGGGGTGAGGATGTGCTGGGAGGCTATCTGGGGCGGCCGCGCCGAGACGATGAGCTGCAGCGGATACGATCACAACTGGGTGAAAGTCTACAACTACGGCGAGCACGCGGCACCCCTCCTCCCACGGGGGACGCTCGTCCATGTGACGGCTTATTTCGATACGACCCCGGACAATGCGAACGTGATCGATCCCCGGAACTGGCAGGGACTCGGTCACCGCTCGATCGACAACATGGCGATCGTTTTCCTCCCGGGAATTCCGCTGGACGATGCGGAGTTCGCCGCGGAGGTCGCCGCGCGCCGCGAGGCACTCGGCCTCGCGCCCGGCGAAGGCGCGCTCGGGTGCCCGCTCTGCGCCTTCGCGGAGCTTCCCCGGTCATGGTGA
- the trkA gene encoding Trk system potassium transporter TrkA: MRVLIVGAGAVGFYLARRLAEEAHDVTIVDSDPEKVRRAADNLDALAIEGNGAALPVLEGAGLGKADILMAVSGSDEVNLVACMFALHRGVKVKVARISHPEYYSVQGTLSGEDLGVDLMIGPEQECAWEAFGLLNTSAATDLARFAGGRIELVGMKVLPGAPVAGRTMTEIDKRSGGLDFVVAAVVRGGATEIPTGSTMIEAGDKIFVMGPASGIRALPTLAGHDPFKLRRVMIGGGSDEAVYLARHLLHHDIACTILESDKDRCRELAEMLTGALILHGDTTDLDLLEMEGVEGIDGFVALTNRDEVNMLAALLAKTCGARRAIPLIHKMEYMALIERVGLDAAVSPRISAANAILRYVRRGQIASVATLTGTDAEAMETVIGASASLAGHKLRDIRFPHGALLGGIVRNEKVIMPRGSDALQAGDHAIFFVLPEAITAVEELLA; the protein is encoded by the coding sequence TTGCGAGTCCTGATCGTAGGCGCGGGAGCCGTGGGTTTTTACCTGGCGCGGCGACTCGCGGAGGAGGCGCACGACGTCACCATCGTGGATAGCGACCCGGAGAAGGTCCGGCGCGCCGCGGACAACCTCGACGCCCTCGCGATCGAGGGGAACGGTGCCGCACTTCCGGTCCTGGAGGGGGCCGGTTTGGGGAAGGCCGACATCCTCATGGCGGTGTCCGGCTCGGACGAGGTGAACCTCGTCGCCTGCATGTTCGCCTTGCACCGCGGGGTCAAGGTGAAGGTCGCGCGGATCAGCCACCCGGAGTACTACTCGGTCCAGGGGACCCTCTCCGGCGAAGACCTGGGCGTGGACCTGATGATCGGTCCGGAACAGGAGTGCGCGTGGGAAGCTTTCGGACTCCTCAACACCTCCGCGGCGACCGACCTCGCGCGCTTCGCGGGGGGACGGATCGAGCTCGTGGGGATGAAGGTCCTGCCGGGCGCCCCCGTTGCCGGCAGGACGATGACGGAGATCGACAAGCGATCCGGCGGCCTCGACTTCGTGGTCGCCGCGGTGGTACGCGGTGGCGCGACGGAAATCCCCACCGGCTCGACCATGATCGAGGCGGGGGACAAGATCTTCGTCATGGGTCCCGCATCGGGAATCCGTGCCCTTCCGACCCTCGCGGGGCACGATCCCTTCAAGCTTCGCAGGGTCATGATCGGGGGCGGAAGCGACGAGGCGGTCTACCTCGCCCGCCACCTCCTCCACCACGACATCGCCTGCACCATTCTCGAGTCCGATAAGGACCGGTGCCGCGAGCTCGCCGAGATGCTCACGGGCGCGCTCATCCTCCACGGCGACACCACCGACCTGGATCTGCTCGAGATGGAGGGCGTCGAGGGGATCGATGGCTTCGTCGCGCTCACGAACCGGGACGAGGTAAACATGCTCGCGGCCCTCCTCGCGAAGACGTGCGGGGCCCGGAGAGCCATTCCTTTGATTCACAAGATGGAGTACATGGCGCTCATCGAACGGGTCGGGCTCGACGCGGCCGTGTCTCCCCGCATCTCGGCGGCGAATGCCATCTTGCGCTACGTGCGTCGCGGCCAGATCGCGTCCGTCGCCACACTCACGGGGACCGATGCCGAGGCGATGGAAACGGTGATCGGCGCCTCCGCCTCCCTCGCCGGCCACAAGCTCCGCGACATCCGCTTCCCGCACGGCGCGCTCCTGGGCGGAATCGTCCGGAACGAGAAGGTCATCATGCCCCGGGGATCGGACGCCCTTCAGGCCGGTGATCACGCGATCTTCTTCGTGCTTCCCGAAGCGATCACCGCGGTCGAGGAGCTTCTCGCGTGA
- a CDS encoding transglycosylase SLT domain-containing protein, with protein sequence MKNRTILLFAAILVAGLPFSRIVGPSPLGAQSPLDVEAPDPVLLDPAMAVGQLVRARLENDFAAIQAFRPGYTFWEHIFTIPDGSVAFGSAVDGRLIAVFPSNGDWSRDAAWEEPELAVTLAGKRLASNLARRRDEVVSLLDPVTGPLMHNPTRGAFVSPNVARYGSFLADWGAIYERFGVPAEIGLAQAMIESGFNPTVRSEARAIGFCQWLDRNWNELKRLSPSVIEAHNQTTQAAYCAAYLAILTAKYGSFIPALSEHHAGGTNVGRALINGDRLGGQDVREQYLIGAAFALDLREISTDRYREVVRTYGPRSFRYTEMVFGNAGRILELTASIAQDSIFAIRAGRNIPIEEVVRRTGLTTDEVRRFNPALLRQVPAGANLYLPFPMDELGRDATFWHGAPSPEFAAVLEDMFRLGAPVALWDDPGFERILRDLQTRFRETGTEEGGVMATMLAFVMNETYRSGRGAQLAEFRTSTRILQLFEEGVAERANMRAASTLAR encoded by the coding sequence ATGAAAAACAGGACCATACTCCTCTTCGCCGCGATCCTCGTGGCCGGGCTTCCCTTCTCGAGAATCGTTGGCCCGAGTCCGCTCGGGGCACAGTCGCCGCTCGATGTGGAGGCCCCGGACCCGGTTCTTCTCGATCCCGCGATGGCCGTCGGGCAGCTGGTACGCGCTCGGCTCGAGAACGACTTCGCCGCCATCCAGGCCTTTCGCCCGGGCTACACGTTTTGGGAGCACATCTTCACCATTCCCGACGGGTCTGTTGCCTTCGGGAGCGCGGTGGACGGTCGGCTCATCGCCGTCTTTCCCTCGAACGGGGACTGGTCGCGTGACGCGGCATGGGAGGAGCCCGAGCTCGCGGTCACCCTCGCGGGGAAGCGGCTCGCCTCGAACCTGGCGCGGCGCCGGGACGAGGTCGTGAGTCTCCTCGATCCCGTCACGGGGCCGCTCATGCACAACCCCACCCGCGGCGCTTTTGTCTCGCCGAACGTGGCGCGTTACGGTTCGTTCCTCGCGGATTGGGGCGCGATCTACGAGCGTTTCGGCGTGCCCGCGGAGATCGGCCTCGCCCAGGCCATGATCGAGTCGGGATTCAACCCCACGGTTCGCTCCGAGGCCCGCGCGATCGGCTTCTGCCAGTGGCTCGACCGGAACTGGAACGAGCTGAAACGCCTCTCGCCCAGCGTCATTGAAGCGCACAACCAGACGACGCAGGCGGCGTACTGCGCCGCGTATCTCGCGATCCTCACCGCGAAATACGGTTCGTTCATTCCAGCCCTTTCCGAGCACCACGCGGGGGGGACGAACGTGGGGCGGGCCCTGATCAACGGGGACCGGCTCGGTGGTCAGGACGTTCGCGAACAGTATTTGATCGGCGCCGCCTTCGCGCTGGATCTGCGCGAGATCTCGACCGACCGCTACCGGGAGGTCGTGCGCACCTATGGCCCGCGCTCCTTTCGTTACACGGAGATGGTCTTCGGAAACGCGGGGCGCATTCTGGAGCTGACGGCCTCGATCGCGCAGGATTCGATCTTCGCGATCCGCGCGGGGCGGAATATCCCGATCGAAGAGGTCGTCCGGCGTACGGGGCTCACAACGGACGAGGTCCGGCGCTTCAATCCCGCCCTCCTCAGGCAGGTCCCCGCGGGCGCGAACCTGTACCTCCCCTTTCCGATGGACGAGCTCGGGCGGGACGCCACTTTTTGGCACGGAGCCCCGTCCCCGGAATTCGCCGCGGTCCTGGAGGACATGTTCAGGCTCGGCGCTCCCGTGGCCCTGTGGGACGACCCAGGGTTCGAGCGAATACTCCGAGACCTCCAGACGCGCTTTCGGGAGACCGGAACCGAAGAGGGTGGCGTGATGGCGACGATGCTCGCCTTCGTCATGAACGAGACCTACCGGAGCGGACGCGGAGCCCAGCTGGCCGAGTTCCGCACGAGCACGCGGATCCTCCAGCTCTTCGAGGAAGGGGTGGCGGAGCGGGCAAACATGCGAGCCGCGTCCACGCTGGCGCGCTGA
- a CDS encoding ABC transporter permease: MKLWSTFRFELAYQLRRGSTWLYLPALALIAFAQVVGGYLPDARYGGFLLTAPYVVAYVTAVCSLIWLLVAAYVAGDAAARDVETGMFPLNYASPVRKAEYLGGRFLAAFVLNALILLAVPAGIWLGMHAPEVEAEIRGPFWPEAYLSAYAFLALPSAFVGTAIQFAFAALGRRAIASYVGGVLLLVVTFAGAVGLPLLLDWDVARWFDPIGVMGLLPDSPTSGWTTLELNSRLTWLDGSLLLNRLLWIGIGLATLVVTHTRFRFEHPTPNRWWSRLSRPGQTVAPTPVGSGSLGSAAISVPEVGRTFDFRTRARQTLAVAVEAFGKTVTTWISLLLLGVVALFALASVDNQGDMGIPMVRSTDLVLFSLQNPGAPPAYLIIPVLIVYWAGELVWRERDAGVSEIVDAAPVPDWVLFLGKFMSLGLLIGVCMAIQITAGVLVQVTTGEFDIQIGRYLQVLFGLQLTHYLLSGLLVLVIQEVVNQKQVGHLLTVVASVLMLGGPEFGLPEFLAYGFDPGWSYTEMSDFGASLGPWMRYQLYWTAWALLFAVVARLLWVRGKEEGIGARVRAARRRFTGPTAWTGASAVFLTLTLGGFVFYHTRVLNASLTPVEAMERLAEYERRFGQFAEVPQPRLTGTSLEVELYPERREVEIRGTHRLVNDDLVPIDSVHLEPRSDVETFGIEFDRSARLVLDDEELDHRIYALEEPLQPGDSLDLRFEVRFRPRVFPTGSVDASVVANGTVLNSQEWLPAIGYQRGRELGNVAQRQAHGLPPRPAIPSLYDLDAREVRSWAGERIAIDVVVGTAEDQTAIAPGLLREAWTEEGRRYFRYSTDAPIGNEYIIASADYALHEGEWNAVAIQIFHDPRHVEHLDRIVQSVRASLDHYTEQFGPYPYSYIRFVEQRGPGFGLHAEASTITYREWFNLMNPETDPELPDVPFAVVAHEVGHQWWGAQLGYAFVEGAGVLSESLAWYSAIGVVEEALGREEMRRLLRWMREPYPVEPQNVPLLQAANDYLLYRKGPFAMFALREYVGADAVNGALRRLLEVHAQEGAPLPTTLDLYRELQAVTPDSLKSLLHDLFEANTTWEFEAERATAEPTDERTWRVTLDVRARKVVMDNAGAAAEMPMDDWVQVGVFAAPEESGDPGQKDEELGEPLYLELHRISSTEPTITVTVRSEPGWAGIDPYHLLDWEEDENVAEVATES; this comes from the coding sequence ATGAAGCTCTGGAGCACCTTCCGCTTCGAGCTGGCCTATCAGCTTCGGCGTGGTTCGACCTGGCTCTACCTCCCGGCTCTCGCCCTCATCGCCTTCGCGCAGGTCGTAGGAGGCTACCTCCCGGACGCGCGCTACGGGGGATTCCTCCTCACGGCTCCTTACGTCGTCGCGTATGTCACGGCCGTCTGCAGCTTGATCTGGCTTCTGGTCGCCGCCTACGTCGCGGGGGATGCGGCCGCGCGGGATGTGGAGACCGGGATGTTTCCCCTGAACTACGCTTCCCCGGTCCGAAAGGCGGAGTATCTCGGGGGACGGTTCCTCGCCGCCTTCGTCCTGAACGCCCTGATCCTGCTCGCCGTGCCCGCGGGCATCTGGCTCGGCATGCATGCGCCCGAGGTGGAGGCCGAGATCCGCGGTCCGTTCTGGCCCGAGGCCTACCTTTCCGCCTACGCCTTCCTCGCGCTGCCGAGCGCTTTCGTTGGGACGGCGATCCAGTTCGCGTTCGCGGCGCTCGGCCGTCGGGCCATTGCCAGTTACGTGGGCGGCGTGCTCCTCCTCGTCGTCACGTTCGCGGGGGCCGTCGGGTTGCCCCTTCTCCTGGACTGGGACGTAGCGCGTTGGTTCGACCCGATCGGTGTGATGGGCCTGCTCCCCGACTCCCCGACGAGCGGCTGGACCACGCTCGAGCTCAATTCACGCCTGACTTGGCTCGACGGATCGCTGCTCCTGAATCGCCTGCTCTGGATTGGCATCGGGCTGGCCACGCTGGTGGTCACCCACACCCGGTTTCGGTTCGAACATCCGACGCCGAACCGATGGTGGAGTCGCCTTTCGAGGCCGGGCCAAACGGTCGCCCCGACGCCGGTGGGGTCCGGAAGCCTCGGGAGCGCGGCGATCTCCGTGCCGGAGGTCGGGCGCACCTTCGACTTCCGAACGCGGGCTCGCCAAACGCTCGCCGTGGCGGTGGAAGCGTTCGGAAAGACGGTGACGACCTGGATCAGCCTCCTTCTGCTTGGCGTCGTGGCCCTCTTCGCCCTCGCTTCGGTGGACAATCAGGGAGATATGGGCATTCCCATGGTTCGCAGCACCGATTTGGTCCTTTTCAGCCTTCAGAATCCCGGGGCTCCTCCCGCCTATCTGATCATCCCCGTGCTCATCGTCTACTGGGCTGGAGAGCTCGTGTGGCGCGAGCGGGACGCGGGCGTGAGCGAGATCGTGGACGCCGCGCCGGTGCCCGACTGGGTGCTCTTCCTCGGCAAGTTCATGAGCCTCGGACTCCTCATCGGCGTTTGCATGGCGATCCAGATTACGGCCGGGGTCCTCGTACAGGTGACCACGGGTGAATTTGACATCCAGATCGGCCGGTACCTCCAGGTCCTCTTCGGGCTTCAGCTCACCCACTACCTCCTCTCCGGCCTCCTCGTTCTCGTCATACAGGAAGTTGTGAACCAGAAACAGGTTGGCCACCTCCTGACCGTCGTCGCCTCCGTGCTCATGCTCGGCGGTCCCGAGTTCGGCCTTCCCGAGTTCCTCGCCTACGGATTCGATCCGGGGTGGTCCTATACGGAGATGAGCGACTTCGGTGCGTCCCTGGGGCCGTGGATGCGGTATCAGCTCTACTGGACGGCGTGGGCGCTGCTCTTCGCGGTGGTGGCGAGGCTGCTCTGGGTGCGGGGGAAGGAAGAGGGGATCGGGGCGCGGGTTCGCGCCGCACGTCGCCGCTTCACGGGGCCGACGGCCTGGACGGGAGCGTCGGCGGTTTTCCTCACGCTCACCCTCGGTGGGTTCGTCTTCTACCACACGAGGGTGCTGAACGCGTCCCTGACTCCTGTGGAGGCAATGGAGCGGCTGGCCGAGTACGAGCGGCGCTTCGGGCAGTTCGCGGAAGTGCCGCAACCTCGACTGACGGGGACGAGCCTCGAGGTCGAGCTCTATCCGGAGCGGCGCGAGGTGGAGATTCGCGGCACCCATCGGCTCGTAAACGACGACCTGGTGCCGATCGATTCGGTTCACCTAGAACCGCGGTCGGACGTCGAGACTTTCGGAATCGAGTTCGATCGGTCGGCCCGACTCGTGCTCGACGACGAGGAGCTCGACCACCGGATCTATGCGCTGGAAGAGCCGCTCCAGCCCGGAGACTCTCTGGATCTCCGCTTCGAAGTTCGCTTCCGGCCCCGTGTTTTCCCGACTGGTTCCGTCGATGCGTCCGTCGTCGCGAACGGCACCGTCCTGAACAGTCAAGAGTGGCTCCCCGCCATCGGGTATCAGCGGGGCCGTGAGCTCGGGAATGTGGCGCAGCGGCAGGCGCACGGGCTCCCTCCGCGCCCGGCTATTCCCTCCCTGTACGACTTGGATGCGCGCGAGGTCCGAAGCTGGGCCGGGGAGCGAATCGCCATCGACGTCGTCGTGGGCACGGCGGAAGACCAGACGGCGATCGCGCCGGGCCTGCTTCGCGAGGCCTGGACGGAAGAGGGCCGACGCTACTTCCGCTATTCGACCGATGCCCCCATCGGGAACGAATACATCATCGCGTCCGCGGACTATGCCCTTCATGAAGGAGAGTGGAACGCGGTCGCGATCCAGATCTTCCACGATCCGAGACACGTCGAGCACCTGGATCGCATCGTCCAGAGCGTACGAGCCTCACTGGATCATTACACGGAGCAGTTCGGGCCCTACCCCTACAGCTACATCCGGTTCGTCGAGCAGCGCGGTCCCGGGTTCGGACTCCACGCCGAGGCGAGCACGATCACGTACCGCGAGTGGTTCAATCTCATGAACCCCGAGACGGATCCGGAACTCCCCGATGTCCCGTTCGCGGTCGTGGCGCACGAGGTCGGACACCAGTGGTGGGGGGCCCAGCTCGGGTACGCGTTCGTCGAGGGGGCCGGGGTGCTCTCGGAAAGCCTCGCCTGGTACTCCGCGATCGGGGTCGTGGAGGAAGCGCTCGGCCGCGAAGAGATGCGCCGACTCCTCCGCTGGATGAGGGAGCCGTATCCGGTCGAGCCACAAAACGTCCCGCTCCTTCAGGCCGCGAACGACTACCTCCTATATCGGAAAGGGCCCTTCGCGATGTTCGCTCTGAGGGAGTACGTCGGGGCGGACGCGGTGAACGGCGCCCTTCGGCGGTTGCTCGAGGTGCACGCGCAGGAAGGGGCGCCCCTACCGACGACGCTCGACCTTTATCGCGAGCTTCAGGCGGTCACGCCGGACTCGCTCAAATCCCTCCTCCACGATCTCTTCGAGGCCAACACCACCTGGGAGTTCGAGGCGGAGCGCGCCACGGCGGAGCCCACCGACGAACGTACCTGGCGAGTGACCCTCGACGTGCGGGCCCGGAAGGTGGTGATGGACAACGCAGGGGCCGCAGCCGAGATGCCGATGGACGACTGGGTGCAGGTCGGTGTCTTCGCGGCTCCAGAGGAAAGCGGGGATCCGGGTCAGAAAGACGAGGAGCTCGGCGAGCCGCTCTATCTCGAGTTGCATCGCATCTCGTCCACCGAGCCGACGATCACGGTTACGGTGCGGAGCGAGCCCGGATGGGCCGGTATCGATCCGTATCACCTGCTCGACTGGGAGGAAGACGAAAATGTCGCGGAGGTGGCGACCGAGAGCTGA
- a CDS encoding DinB family protein, translating to MIEWRELRDMSHTMRGSIAKALLEDEERADVVPPGWKNNLRWHAGHLALVPRSLTRGLAGKPLSVSDEMVRWFRKGSSPAEWGSAPVPSLAELTRDLVDVIPELFDEFEGREGERYERPYLTSAGVALSSPADALTFSFAHDGIHLGWIIALKRSLRAM from the coding sequence ATGATCGAATGGCGTGAGCTGCGGGACATGTCCCACACGATGCGGGGGAGCATCGCGAAGGCGCTCCTCGAGGACGAAGAACGGGCAGACGTCGTCCCGCCGGGGTGGAAGAACAACCTCCGATGGCACGCCGGGCACCTCGCCCTGGTGCCACGCTCGCTCACCCGCGGGCTCGCGGGAAAACCGCTGAGTGTGAGCGACGAGATGGTCCGGTGGTTCCGAAAGGGTTCGAGTCCGGCCGAATGGGGATCGGCGCCGGTCCCTTCACTCGCCGAGCTCACCCGGGATCTCGTGGACGTGATCCCCGAGCTCTTCGACGAGTTCGAGGGACGGGAGGGAGAACGTTACGAACGACCGTACCTCACCTCCGCCGGGGTCGCCCTGTCCTCACCCGCCGACGCGCTGACCTTCAGCTTCGCGCACGACGGAATCCATCTCGGTTGGATCATCGCGCTCAAGCGTTCGCTGAGGGCGATGTAG